Within the Ochrobactrum sp. Marseille-Q0166 genome, the region ACAAAACGATAGGCCGCTCCCGCCGCCTCATTGAAGCGGTAATTCGCAATGCCATCAGTCACTGCGCGCGATGCCTTCGTAAGCTCCGTCAAAATCCAGCGGTTGACGGCAAGCTTTGCGTCATCCGGCTTGAAGTTCGGGTCAAGCTTTACGCCATTCATCTGCGCGAAACGCGTCGCATTCCATAGCTTGGTTCCGAAGTTGCGATAACCTGCAATCCGCGCCGGATCAAGTTTCACGTCGCGCCCCTGAGCCGCCATGATCGCAAGCGTAAAGCGCAGAGCATCTGCGCCGTACTCGTCCATCAATTCAAGCGGATCAATGACGTTGCCCTTGGACTTCGACATTTTCGCACCGTGCTTATCGCGCACAAGCGCGTGGAGATAGACCGTGTGGAACGGAATCTCTTCCATAAAATGCAAACCCATCATCATCATGCGGGCAACCCAGAAAAACAGGATATCGAAACCCGTTACCAGAACACTTGTTGGATAATAGGTTGCGAGTTCGGTTGTCTTATCCGGCCAGCCCAATGTCGAGAAAGGCCACAGACCCGACGAAAACCAAGTGTCCAGAACGTCGGTATCGCGCTCCAGAACAACGTCTTCGCCGTAATGTGCGAAAGCCGCAGCTTTTGCTTCCTCTTCGCTCTTTTCAACGAACCATTTGCCATCTGGTCCGTACCAAGCAGGAATCTGATGTCCCCACCAAAGCTGGCGCGAAACACACCACGGCTGAATGTTTTCCATCCAGTCGAAATAGGTCTTTTCCCAGTTCTTTGGCACGATCTGAGTACGCCCATCACGAACCGCAGCCATGGCTGGTTTTGCTAGTTCAGCAGCATTCACATACCATTGATCGGTCAGGTAAGGCTCGATTGGCACACCACCGCGATCACCATGTGGGACCGCATGTGTGTGGTCTTCAATCTTTTCCAGATAGCCCTGCTCTTCAAGCGTTTCGATTAGACGTTTGCGTGCTGCAAAACGGTCCAGCCCTTCAAACTCACTGATAAGTGCATTGAGTTCCGGTGTGACTTCCAGACCTTCAAGAAAATCAACATTGTCTTTCAGTGTGATAGCAGCGGAAGGCGTGAGAATATTGATCACCCGAAGATCATTGCGCTTGCCGACCTCAAAATCATTGAAGTCATGCGCAGGCGTGATCTTAACTGCGCCTGATCCTGCTTCCGGGTCAGCATAGTCGTCCGCAACGATCGGTATTCGGCGGCCAACAAGCGGCAGTACAATATTATTACCAATAGAGGCGTGATAACGCTCATCCTTCGGATTCACCGCAACGCCGGTATCACCCAGCATCGTCTCAGGGCGCGTTGTCGCAACGACGATGAAAGTATGTGGGTTCTCAGGATCGAACGGGACGTTCTCGAGCGGATAGCGCAGATGCCAGAGATTGCCTTTAATCTCGCGGGACTCGACTTCTATGTCAGAAATCGCGGTCAGCAGTTTGGGATCCCAGTTAACGAGACGCTTATCACGATAAATCAGCCCCTGTTTGTAGAGCGAGACGAATACTTCGATAACAGCGCGCGACAATCCCTCGTCCATAGTGAAGCGCTCACGCGACCAGTCGC harbors:
- a CDS encoding valine--tRNA ligase; protein product: MLEKTYDAAAVEPKIAERWEEAGAFKAGAGAKPGADPFAVVIPPPNVTGSLHMGHALNNTIQDIMVRFERMRGKNVLWQPGMDHAGIATQMVVERQLAERQEPNRHAMGREKFIERIWQWKSESGGLISNQLRRLGASCDWSRERFTMDEGLSRAVIEVFVSLYKQGLIYRDKRLVNWDPKLLTAISDIEVESREIKGNLWHLRYPLENVPFDPENPHTFIVVATTRPETMLGDTGVAVNPKDERYHASIGNNIVLPLVGRRIPIVADDYADPEAGSGAVKITPAHDFNDFEVGKRNDLRVINILTPSAAITLKDNVDFLEGLEVTPELNALISEFEGLDRFAARKRLIETLEEQGYLEKIEDHTHAVPHGDRGGVPIEPYLTDQWYVNAAELAKPAMAAVRDGRTQIVPKNWEKTYFDWMENIQPWCVSRQLWWGHQIPAWYGPDGKWFVEKSEEEAKAAAFAHYGEDVVLERDTDVLDTWFSSGLWPFSTLGWPDKTTELATYYPTSVLVTGFDILFFWVARMMMMGLHFMEEIPFHTVYLHALVRDKHGAKMSKSKGNVIDPLELMDEYGADALRFTLAIMAAQGRDVKLDPARIAGYRNFGTKLWNATRFAQMNGVKLDPNFKPDDAKLAVNRWILTELTKASRAVTDGIANYRFNEAAGAAYRFVWNQFCDWYLELLKPIFMGDDELAKAEAQATAAYCLDEIYKILHPFMPFMTEELWNLTAGEGTKRDTVLALAQWPELSFEDEESAADINWLVDLVMGIRSVRSEMNVPAGAVAPIVVLEANAITLDRFARHDAAIKRLARVESVSFAEEAPKGSAQLVHGEATICLPLGSLIDLKAEAARMAKEAGKIAAEMEKIEKKLSNEKFVANAKEEVVQADRERLAELKEAAARVATAEARIREAG